In Helianthus annuus cultivar XRQ/B chromosome 9, HanXRQr2.0-SUNRISE, whole genome shotgun sequence, the following are encoded in one genomic region:
- the LOC110875275 gene encoding uncharacterized protein LOC110875275 — protein sequence MRQQEEKKKKKAISQLQLIAYHNSTHRDNLIPLKKSIPGVWKNIRTVDGILSKEGINISEKLKVTVGDGKNTKFWKDSWLTNQPLKNIFPDLFRLAKHKDSFVAAYWQGIVNQPLWAWEWNKDPSLPSEWENLSDLMSRLASMVLKDGKDIWKWDNEEGVPFSVKAIRTELCNQRQDHSDGPDFKWNSWAPLKANYFVWRALMGKVATKNELLKHGIQIPDPLCVTCGCDEENVDHLFAKCLTARSIWWNVFSWLKIPWHPNLESLQEILEMLQNSPGAKTWKRLVHLIAVATIWRIWNIRNKRIFEGEGVWIRKAVDLTKRIPSSGYLIDLGSLCLSGKVG from the exons ATGAGGCAACaggaagaaaaaaagaaaaaaaag GCAATTTCTCAACTTCAACTTATCGCTTATCATAACTCGACTCATAGAGACAATCTGATTCCTCTCAAAAAGTCGATTCCAGGGGTATGGAAGAACATCAGAACCGTGGACGGGATTCTCTCGAAGGAAGGAATAAATATTAGTGAAAAATTAAAGGTTACGGTGGGCGACGGTAAAAACACTAAGTTTTGGAAGGATTCTTGGTTGACTAATCAGCCATTAAAAAATATCTTTCCAGATCTTTTCCGTTTAGCCAAGCATAAAGACTCTTTCGTAGCGGCCTATTGGCAGGGTATTGTGAATCAGCCTTTATGGGCTTGGGAGTGGAACAAGGATCCGTCGCTTCCTAGTGAATGGGAAAACTTGAGTGACCTTATGTCACGGTTGGCTAGTATGGTTTTAAAGGATGGTAAAGATATTTGGAAATGGGATAATGAAGAAGGAGTGCCGTTCTCGGTGAAAGCTATTCGGACGGAGCTTTGCAATCAGAGACAGGATCATTCGGATGGGCCGGACTTCAAGTGGAACAGTTGGGCTCCATTAAAAGCTAACTATTTTGTATGGAGAGCTCTCATGGGGAAGGTGGCCACCAAAAACGAGCTGCTGAAACACGGCATTCAGATCCCGGATCCGCTTTGTGTTACGTGCGGCTGTGATGAGGAGAATGTGGACCATCTCTTCGCTAAATGTCTGACGGCTCGGAGTATTTGGTGGAACGTGTTCTCGTGGCTGAAGATCCCTTGGCATCCTAACCTTGAGAGTCTGCAGGAAATTCTCGAGATGTTGCAAAATAGCCCGGGGGCTAAAACTTGGAAAAGGCTTGTCCATTTGATTGCAGTGGCAACCATATGGAGAATTTGGAACATTCGGAACAAAAGGATTTTCGAAGGGGAAGGCGTTTGGATTCGGAAAGCGGTTGACTTGACAAAGAGGATTCCTTCCTCTGGTTATCTAATCGATCTAGGAAGCCTGTGCCTAAGTGGGAAAGTTGGATAG
- the LOC110874113 gene encoding disease resistance protein RPV1: MASDSVSSIQKSFKYDVFLSFRGEDTRKNFVDHLYHALNDKGIITYKDDERIEKGKRINDQLIRSIEDSKCHIIIFSKNYASSSWCLDELVKIMECQKTKDQTAYPVFYDVEPTEVRNQSGSVGKAFAKHVEKEGSQRWRDALKEAAGLVGWELKNTVDGHEAKFIHQIVQYISPKLHFINLRVDGKLVGSSLESICGLQHLRELRVEGSIREVPKDMWRLECLEKLSLCMKEIKHLPDSICMFKHLKYLEVGSCLRLEQLPENMCRLECLEELHLKGCTSLLDIPNGICKLKCLKRLELSSCHKVEKLPKELGCLECLEELHLTDCISLRDIPNSIGRMKCLKRLHLSSCHQIEKLPEELGCLERLEWLDLTDCKSLQDIPNNICRMKCLKSLNISSCKQLGKLPEELGRLECLRELNIDDVGISHLPHTIFRLKGLSIVGSRRCLESYGFRTLTDFTRFKACYYV, from the exons ATGGCATCTGATTCAGTTTCATCCATTCAAAAGAGCTTTAAATACGATGTTTTTTTGAGTTTTCGAGGAGAAGACACCCGCAAAAACTTTGTTGATCATCTTTATCATGCCCTTAATGATAAAGGCATTATTACTTACAAAGATGACGAAAGAATCGAGAAAGGGAAAAGGATCAATGACCAACTCATCAGATCCATTGAAGATTCGAAATGCCACATCATTATTTTCTCCAAGAACTATGCATCTTCATCTTGGTGCTTAGACGAGCTGGTCAAGATTATGGAGTGCCAAAAAACAAAGGATCAGACTGCTTATCCCGTCTTCTATGATGTGGAACCCACTGAAGTCCGCAACCAAAGTGGGTCAGTCGGAAAAGCCTTTGCAAAACATGTAGAGAAAGAGGGTTCTCAGAGATGGAGAGATGCTCTGAAAGAAGCAGCTGGTCTGGTCGGGTGGGAGTTGAAAAACACTGTTGATGG GCATGAAGCTAAATTTATCCATCAAATTGTTCAATACATTTCACCAAAGCTACATTTCATTAACTTGAGAGTTGATGGGAAGCTAGTAGGCTCATCTTTAGAAAGCATTTGTGGTTTACAACATTTAAGAGAGCTTAGAGTTGAAGGCAGCATTCGGGAGGTGCCCAAAGATATGTGGCGGTTAGAATGTCTAGAGAAGCTATCTTTGTGTATGAAAGAGATTAAACATCTCCCGGATAGCATTTGTATGTTCAAACATCTAAAATATCTTGAAGTCGGTTCTTGTTTGCGTCTTGAGCAGTTACCCGAGAATATGTGTAGGTTAGAGTGTTTGGAGGAGTTACATCTAAAGGGTTGCACATCCTTACTAGATATTCCGAACGGCATCTGTAAGTTGAAATGTTTAAAACGTTTAGAGCTATCCTCTTGTCACAAAGTTGAGAAATTGCCTAAGGAACTGGGATGTTTAGAGTGCTTGGAGGAGTTACACCTAACGGATTGTATATCCTTACGAGATATTCCAAATAGCATAGGCAGGATGAAATGTTTAAAACGTTTACATCTCTCCTCTTGTCATCAAATTGAGAAATTGCCGGAGGAACTTGGGTGTTTAGAACGTTTAGAGTGGTTAGACCTAACGGATTGTAAATCCTTACAAGATATTCCGAACAACATCTGTAGgatgaaatgtttaaaaagtTTAAATATCTCAAGTTGTAAGCAACTTGGGAAATTACCAGAGGAACTCGGACGTTTAGAATGTTTGAGAGAACTAAATATAGACGATGTGGGCATAAGTCATCTTCCGCATACCATTTTTAGATTGAAAGGTTTGTCCATTGTTGGGTCTAGGAGGTGCCTTGAGTCGTACGGTTTTAGAACCTTGACAGATTTCACAAGATTCAAAGCCTGCTACTACGTATAG